The Thermoflexus sp. genome includes a window with the following:
- a CDS encoding ATPase, T2SS/T4P/T4SS family, with the protein MFPEPHVEAIEGQAFTKEVLPAHALEEMRAHLARLTGGRPARPADALRAARERLGPSVGPEVLARAAMELLDWGELYELLADPRVEDIAIQHRRYIYAFRGGRWTRQGEIQDPDRLWGGIRRLCEAFGLRTPNDIKPAAEGAFSLDFPEPIGFLTVRVSWSEPPIVPSSCLTLRLARPGRAPDLERLIGEGVLSPEARDYLVGVLDRKGTLIIAGPTGCGKTTLARALLRVAARRFRLVVIEDSYELMIFWDGRPESDPGNVVHKLTRPRLPGEDIVPFTAFDLLVMALRERPDGIVVGEARGPEAFEILRAANTGHGPQVTTLHTDSIERVWSRYLQMAQSHPEARDLPIRTLAMMFAEAVTAVAVLAYREESGGMRRFVEAIAEVMPELEGEGDLPVLRTIFFREDGHLTPVSRPIRPGFSAEALGLERLPWRGGTHVW; encoded by the coding sequence ATGTTTCCAGAGCCCCATGTGGAAGCCATAGAAGGACAGGCCTTCACAAAGGAGGTGCTTCCCGCTCACGCCCTGGAAGAGATGCGGGCGCATCTGGCGCGGCTGACCGGAGGGAGGCCGGCACGGCCGGCCGATGCCCTGCGGGCGGCCCGGGAGCGGCTGGGCCCCTCGGTGGGCCCTGAGGTCCTGGCCCGAGCGGCCATGGAGCTGCTCGACTGGGGGGAGCTTTACGAGCTGCTCGCGGATCCCCGGGTGGAGGATATTGCCATCCAGCATCGCCGTTACATCTACGCCTTCCGGGGGGGCCGGTGGACGCGGCAGGGGGAGATCCAGGACCCCGACCGCCTGTGGGGTGGGATCCGCAGATTGTGTGAGGCCTTCGGCCTCCGGACCCCTAACGACATCAAGCCGGCGGCGGAGGGTGCCTTCTCCCTCGACTTCCCTGAGCCCATCGGCTTCCTCACCGTCCGCGTCTCCTGGAGTGAGCCGCCCATTGTCCCCTCCAGCTGTCTCACCCTCCGGCTCGCCCGACCCGGCCGGGCACCGGACCTGGAGCGCCTAATTGGGGAGGGCGTGCTGTCCCCAGAAGCCCGGGATTATCTGGTGGGCGTGCTGGACCGTAAGGGGACGCTTATCATCGCCGGGCCCACGGGCTGTGGGAAGACCACCCTGGCCCGGGCGCTGCTGCGGGTGGCCGCCCGCCGGTTCCGCCTGGTGGTCATTGAGGATTCCTATGAGCTGATGATCTTCTGGGACGGTCGCCCGGAGAGCGATCCGGGCAACGTGGTGCACAAGCTCACCCGCCCCAGGCTTCCCGGGGAGGACATCGTGCCGTTCACGGCCTTTGATCTCCTGGTGATGGCTCTGCGGGAGCGGCCGGACGGGATCGTGGTGGGGGAGGCCCGGGGCCCGGAGGCCTTCGAGATCCTGCGGGCAGCCAACACCGGCCACGGCCCCCAGGTGACCACCCTCCACACCGACAGCATCGAGCGGGTGTGGTCCCGGTATCTGCAGATGGCCCAGAGCCATCCGGAGGCCCGGGATCTGCCGATCCGGACGCTGGCGATGATGTTCGCAGAGGCGGTGACGGCTGTGGCGGTGCTGGCCTATCGAGAGGAAAGCGGGGGGATGCGCCGGTTTGTGGAGGCCATCGCCGAGGTGATGCCGGAGCTGGAAGGGGAAGGCGACCTCCCGGTTCTTCGGACCATCTTCTTCCGGGAGGATGGGCATCTGACCCCGGTTTCCCGACCGATCCGGCCCGGGTTCTCTGCCGAGGCGCTGGGGCTGGAACGCCTGCCCTGGCGGGGCGGCACCCACGTGTGGTGA